The following proteins are encoded in a genomic region of Thermodesulfobacteriota bacterium:
- a CDS encoding addiction module antitoxin has translation MQKKLTITIDEKVYKGLHKVIGHRKISQFIESLVRPHVITQDLENAYREMAQDEKREAEALEWSEATIGDISDEPR, from the coding sequence ATGCAAAAAAAACTAACCATTACCATCGATGAAAAGGTGTATAAAGGGTTACATAAAGTGATTGGCCATAGGAAAATCAGTCAATTTATCGAATCTCTAGTTCGCCCTCATGTCATCACTCAAGATTTAGAAAATGCTTACAGAGAAATGGCCCAAGACGAGAAACGAGAAGCTGAGGCTTTAGAGTGGTCTGAGGCCACAATCGGAGATATTAGCGATGAACCG